From a region of the Molothrus ater isolate BHLD 08-10-18 breed brown headed cowbird chromosome 27, BPBGC_Mater_1.1, whole genome shotgun sequence genome:
- the C27H17orf113 gene encoding uncharacterized protein C17orf113 homolog isoform X1 yields MAAFPCHSSMVPPGKKPAGETSNSNKKCKRYFNEHWKEEFTWLEFDYERKLMFCAECRQALVKNKHGKAENAFTVGTDNFQRHALLRHVTSGAHRQALAVNRQQLAFDTPRAHPELRSLIKVEVNPAKVAVLTTVYWMAKEEIPDERCSSLLSLQKFNLCQALLASEHSEFYHPGSVREMQAAIAKVLHNEDRHRIKASPFIGLVVDETVDVLEHRSLAVFTTTVSPCNGQTSTTFLGSFELPAGEASTVAGKVGEVMRSFGIPTMKLTWLSADSASLVAERLSGVGTALSSLCPLLTEVHCLSHGTSLLLAESISTIEYLQKYETTVDAVYRLYSSFQGEGDSLQELRRVLDLCEIDLGSPKAIHWTSIFPAVEAIDSSWPTLVLLLESQAECSPVARGLCEELKKFQFVAFTKILLDVLPIFQKLSRFFQIEDFDLSILKPIVSATATTLQAQQSTSGQNLQEFLREMNKHPQDSREGESRLYYKGVELANCSQVHLKHFEHLKDSYLEKVRGNLLDRFPSSVLEAISSFSAIFNPKCYPQSLEDIGSYGVSELNFLLRVYSRVVVSERALSDFPLFKRIVFSLSQLSFKDLCVKLVYSSSEMHELFPDFAVLAAIALALPLGSVLAEKIRRGRELLKRGRSRLAGDEGLSDLMKIAIDGPAISEFNFALAIECYESMRESGFIVAQVK; encoded by the exons ccacagcagcatgGTGCCCCCGGGGAAAAAGCCAGCTGGGGAAACTTCCAATTCCAACAAAAAGTGCAAACGCTATTTCAACGAGCACTGGAAGGAAGAATTCACCTGGCTCGAGTTTGACTATGAGAGGAAGCTCATGTTTTGCGCAGAGTGCCGGCAGGCCCTGGTGAAGAACAAGCACGGCAAAGCGGAGAACGCTTTCACCGTGGGCACCGACAACTTCCAGCGGCACGCGCTGCTGCGCCACGTCACCTCGGGCGCCCACCGCCAGGCGCTGGCCGTCAACCGCCAGCAGCTGGCCTTCGACACCCCCCGTGCCCACCCCGAGCTGCGCTCGCTCATCAAGGTGGAGGTGAACCCGGCCAAGGTGGCCGTCCTCACCACGGTCTACTGGATGGCCAAGGAGGAGATCCCCGATGAGAGgtgctcctccctgctgagctTGCAGAAGTTCAACCTGTGCCAGGCGCTGCTGGCGTCGGAGCACAGCGAGTTCTACCACCCTGGCAGCGTCAGGGAGATGCAG GCAGCCATTGCCAAAGTCCTCCACAACGAGGACAGGCACAGGATCAAAGCCTCGCCGTTCATTGGGCTGGTGGTGGATGAGACAGTGGACGTCCTGGAGCACCGCAGCCTCGCCGTGTTCACCACCACTGTCTCCCCCTGCAACGGGCAGAcctccaccaccttcctgggcagctttgagctgcctgcaggggaGGCCTCCACGGTGGCAGGCAAGGTGGGCGAGGTGATGCGCTCCTTTGGCATCCCCACCATGAAGCTCACCTGGCTCAGCGCTGACAGTGCCTCGCTGGTGGCCGAGCGGCTCAGCGGGGTGGGGACGGCGCTGAGCTCGCTCTGCCCGCTCCTCACTGAGGTGCACTGCCTGTCCCAcggcacctccctgctcctggccgAGAGCATCAGCACCATCGAGTACCTCCAGAAGTATGAGACCACTGTGGATGCTGTGTATAGGCTCTACTCCAGCTTCCAGGGGGAAGGGGATagcctgcaggagctgcggAGGGTCCTGGACCTCTGTGAGATAGACCTTGGGAGCCCCAAAGCCATCCACTGGACCTCTATCTTCCCAGCTGTAGAAGCCATTGACTCCTCGTGGCCCacactggtgctgctgctggagagccaGGCAGAGTGCTCACCTGTGGCCCGTGGCCTCTGCGAAGAGCTCAAGAAGTTCCAGTTTGTGGCCTTCACCAAGATCCTCCTGGATGTCCTCCCCATCTTCCAGAAGCTCAGTCGTTTCTTCCAGATTGAGGATTTTGACCTCTCCATCTTGAAGCCCATAGTctcagccacagccaccacGCTGCAGGCCCAGCAGAGCACCAGTGGCCAGAACCTCCAGGAGTTCCTCAGAGAGATGAACAAGCACCCACAGGACAGCCGGGAGGGCGAGAGCCGCCTCTACTACAAGGGTGTTGAGCTGGCCAACTGCTCCCAGGTGCACCTGAAACACTTTGAGCACCTGAAGGACAGCTACCTGGAGAAGGTACGGGGCAACCTGCTGGACAGGTTCCCCAGCAGCGTCCTGGAGGCCATCAGCTCCTTCTCTGCTATTTTCAACCCCAAGTGCTACCCACAGTCTCTGGAGGACATTGGCAGCTATGGGGTGAGCGAGCTGAATTTCCTGCTGCGGGTGTACTCGCGGGTGGTGGTGAGCGAGAGGGCTCTGAGCGACTTTCCCCTCTTCAAGCGCATCGTCTTCAGCCTCAGCCAGCTCTCCTTCAAGGACCTCTGTGTCAAGCTGGTctacagcagctctgagatGCATGAGCTCTTCCCAGACTTCGCTGTCCTGGCAGCTATTGCCCTGGCCTTGCCGCTGGGCTCGGTGCTTGCCGAGAAGATCCGCCGGGGCCGGGAGCTGCTGAAGCGCGGCCGCTCGCGCCTCGCCGGGGACGAGGGGCTCTCTGACCTCATGAAGATCGCCATCGACGGGCCAGCCATCAGCGAGTTCAACTTTGCCTTGGCCATCGAGTGCTACGAGAGCATGAGGGAGTCTGGGTTCATCGTGGCGCAGGTGAAGTGA
- the C27H17orf113 gene encoding uncharacterized protein C17orf113 homolog isoform X2, whose product MVPPGKKPAGETSNSNKKCKRYFNEHWKEEFTWLEFDYERKLMFCAECRQALVKNKHGKAENAFTVGTDNFQRHALLRHVTSGAHRQALAVNRQQLAFDTPRAHPELRSLIKVEVNPAKVAVLTTVYWMAKEEIPDERCSSLLSLQKFNLCQALLASEHSEFYHPGSVREMQAAIAKVLHNEDRHRIKASPFIGLVVDETVDVLEHRSLAVFTTTVSPCNGQTSTTFLGSFELPAGEASTVAGKVGEVMRSFGIPTMKLTWLSADSASLVAERLSGVGTALSSLCPLLTEVHCLSHGTSLLLAESISTIEYLQKYETTVDAVYRLYSSFQGEGDSLQELRRVLDLCEIDLGSPKAIHWTSIFPAVEAIDSSWPTLVLLLESQAECSPVARGLCEELKKFQFVAFTKILLDVLPIFQKLSRFFQIEDFDLSILKPIVSATATTLQAQQSTSGQNLQEFLREMNKHPQDSREGESRLYYKGVELANCSQVHLKHFEHLKDSYLEKVRGNLLDRFPSSVLEAISSFSAIFNPKCYPQSLEDIGSYGVSELNFLLRVYSRVVVSERALSDFPLFKRIVFSLSQLSFKDLCVKLVYSSSEMHELFPDFAVLAAIALALPLGSVLAEKIRRGRELLKRGRSRLAGDEGLSDLMKIAIDGPAISEFNFALAIECYESMRESGFIVAQVK is encoded by the exons atgGTGCCCCCGGGGAAAAAGCCAGCTGGGGAAACTTCCAATTCCAACAAAAAGTGCAAACGCTATTTCAACGAGCACTGGAAGGAAGAATTCACCTGGCTCGAGTTTGACTATGAGAGGAAGCTCATGTTTTGCGCAGAGTGCCGGCAGGCCCTGGTGAAGAACAAGCACGGCAAAGCGGAGAACGCTTTCACCGTGGGCACCGACAACTTCCAGCGGCACGCGCTGCTGCGCCACGTCACCTCGGGCGCCCACCGCCAGGCGCTGGCCGTCAACCGCCAGCAGCTGGCCTTCGACACCCCCCGTGCCCACCCCGAGCTGCGCTCGCTCATCAAGGTGGAGGTGAACCCGGCCAAGGTGGCCGTCCTCACCACGGTCTACTGGATGGCCAAGGAGGAGATCCCCGATGAGAGgtgctcctccctgctgagctTGCAGAAGTTCAACCTGTGCCAGGCGCTGCTGGCGTCGGAGCACAGCGAGTTCTACCACCCTGGCAGCGTCAGGGAGATGCAG GCAGCCATTGCCAAAGTCCTCCACAACGAGGACAGGCACAGGATCAAAGCCTCGCCGTTCATTGGGCTGGTGGTGGATGAGACAGTGGACGTCCTGGAGCACCGCAGCCTCGCCGTGTTCACCACCACTGTCTCCCCCTGCAACGGGCAGAcctccaccaccttcctgggcagctttgagctgcctgcaggggaGGCCTCCACGGTGGCAGGCAAGGTGGGCGAGGTGATGCGCTCCTTTGGCATCCCCACCATGAAGCTCACCTGGCTCAGCGCTGACAGTGCCTCGCTGGTGGCCGAGCGGCTCAGCGGGGTGGGGACGGCGCTGAGCTCGCTCTGCCCGCTCCTCACTGAGGTGCACTGCCTGTCCCAcggcacctccctgctcctggccgAGAGCATCAGCACCATCGAGTACCTCCAGAAGTATGAGACCACTGTGGATGCTGTGTATAGGCTCTACTCCAGCTTCCAGGGGGAAGGGGATagcctgcaggagctgcggAGGGTCCTGGACCTCTGTGAGATAGACCTTGGGAGCCCCAAAGCCATCCACTGGACCTCTATCTTCCCAGCTGTAGAAGCCATTGACTCCTCGTGGCCCacactggtgctgctgctggagagccaGGCAGAGTGCTCACCTGTGGCCCGTGGCCTCTGCGAAGAGCTCAAGAAGTTCCAGTTTGTGGCCTTCACCAAGATCCTCCTGGATGTCCTCCCCATCTTCCAGAAGCTCAGTCGTTTCTTCCAGATTGAGGATTTTGACCTCTCCATCTTGAAGCCCATAGTctcagccacagccaccacGCTGCAGGCCCAGCAGAGCACCAGTGGCCAGAACCTCCAGGAGTTCCTCAGAGAGATGAACAAGCACCCACAGGACAGCCGGGAGGGCGAGAGCCGCCTCTACTACAAGGGTGTTGAGCTGGCCAACTGCTCCCAGGTGCACCTGAAACACTTTGAGCACCTGAAGGACAGCTACCTGGAGAAGGTACGGGGCAACCTGCTGGACAGGTTCCCCAGCAGCGTCCTGGAGGCCATCAGCTCCTTCTCTGCTATTTTCAACCCCAAGTGCTACCCACAGTCTCTGGAGGACATTGGCAGCTATGGGGTGAGCGAGCTGAATTTCCTGCTGCGGGTGTACTCGCGGGTGGTGGTGAGCGAGAGGGCTCTGAGCGACTTTCCCCTCTTCAAGCGCATCGTCTTCAGCCTCAGCCAGCTCTCCTTCAAGGACCTCTGTGTCAAGCTGGTctacagcagctctgagatGCATGAGCTCTTCCCAGACTTCGCTGTCCTGGCAGCTATTGCCCTGGCCTTGCCGCTGGGCTCGGTGCTTGCCGAGAAGATCCGCCGGGGCCGGGAGCTGCTGAAGCGCGGCCGCTCGCGCCTCGCCGGGGACGAGGGGCTCTCTGACCTCATGAAGATCGCCATCGACGGGCCAGCCATCAGCGAGTTCAACTTTGCCTTGGCCATCGAGTGCTACGAGAGCATGAGGGAGTCTGGGTTCATCGTGGCGCAGGTGAAGTGA